The following proteins come from a genomic window of Yinghuangia sp. ASG 101:
- a CDS encoding DUF5605 domain-containing protein: MVQGQRADRRFPARVAFPRRITEEGPGGAFDPAPMSLDFPRVGSGDDYFLGYFGSFRPLFRTVRLPRDRRYRVDVIDTWNMTVTPLPGTYSGTVRVDLPGREFIALRISSPTPQRHRPAAAGGRPRPADRDKPAPHTRPPRGA; encoded by the coding sequence GTGGTCCAAGGGCAGCGAGCCGACCGGCGGTTCCCCGCCCGCGTCGCGTTCCCGCGCCGCATCACCGAGGAAGGCCCCGGCGGCGCGTTCGACCCGGCCCCGATGAGCCTCGACTTCCCGCGGGTCGGCTCCGGCGACGACTACTTCCTCGGGTACTTCGGGTCGTTCCGCCCGCTGTTCCGTACGGTGCGCCTGCCGCGCGACCGCCGGTACCGCGTCGACGTCATCGACACCTGGAACATGACGGTCACGCCACTCCCGGGCACCTACTCCGGAACCGTCCGCGTCGACCTGCCCGGACGGGAGTTCATCGCGCTGAGGATCTCGTCGCCGACGCCGCAGCGACACCGTCCCGCGGCGGCCGGCGGCCGACCCCGCCCAGCGGACCGGGACAAACCGGCTCCGCACACCCGGCCCCCGCGCGGAGCGTGA
- a CDS encoding Chromate resistance protein ChrB translates to MTMADGREGRDGFVLVTVSTAGAPAATRVRVWRKLRSLGALYLQQSVCLLPDREPVRGQVRRLAASVRADGGAARVLAVAVVDDADRRDLVAQFNAARATEYAEVVERAPELLAELDRETRRGRVTYAEVEESEADLERFDRWLAKIAARDYFGAPEGAAARAAVERCREALAVFEDAALAAEAGPVAHGATDGARCRAAIPRAAPEA, encoded by the coding sequence ATGACGATGGCGGATGGACGGGAGGGACGGGACGGGTTCGTCCTGGTGACGGTGAGCACCGCGGGCGCTCCGGCGGCCACGCGCGTGCGGGTCTGGCGCAAGCTGCGCTCCCTCGGCGCGCTCTACCTCCAGCAGTCGGTGTGCCTGCTGCCCGACCGCGAGCCGGTGCGCGGCCAGGTGCGGCGGCTGGCCGCGTCGGTACGCGCGGACGGCGGCGCGGCGCGGGTGCTCGCCGTCGCGGTGGTCGACGACGCCGACCGCCGCGACCTCGTCGCGCAGTTCAACGCCGCACGCGCCACGGAGTACGCCGAGGTCGTCGAGCGCGCCCCCGAGCTGCTGGCGGAACTCGACCGCGAGACCCGCCGCGGGCGCGTGACGTACGCGGAAGTCGAGGAGTCCGAGGCTGACTTGGAGCGGTTCGACCGGTGGCTGGCCAAGATCGCGGCGCGCGACTACTTCGGCGCACCCGAAGGCGCCGCCGCGCGCGCCGCGGTCGAGCGGTGCCGCGAGGCCCTGGCCGTCTTCGAGGACGCCGCCCTCGCCGCGGAGGCCGGCCCGGTCGCCCACGGCGCGACCGACGGCGCCCGGTGCCGCGCCGCGATCCCGCGGGCGGCACCGGAGGCCTGA
- a CDS encoding undecaprenyl-diphosphate phosphatase, translated as MSWLQAAVLGLVQGLTEFLPVSSSAHLRVFSALAGWDDPGAAFTAVTQLGTETAVLIYFRRDIASIVTAWSVALVRPERRKDPNARMGWFVIAGTLPIAIIGAAFQDTIETSLRDLRITAAALITFGLILWLADRTRAVRRAKPISDLTLPHAAAYGFAQALALIPGVSRSGGTISAGLALGYSREAAARYSFLLAIPAVLASGILELFKIGDGPAPAWGPTLLATGLAFLVGYAAIAWFLKYISNNSFTPFVIYRVLLGIVIAVLVTTGTIAATAGAVE; from the coding sequence GTGTCCTGGTTGCAAGCCGCCGTCCTCGGCCTCGTCCAGGGGCTCACCGAGTTCCTGCCCGTATCCTCCAGCGCCCACCTGCGCGTCTTCTCCGCCCTGGCCGGCTGGGACGACCCCGGGGCGGCGTTCACCGCGGTGACCCAACTCGGCACCGAAACCGCGGTCCTGATCTACTTCCGCCGCGACATCGCCTCGATCGTCACCGCGTGGTCCGTCGCGCTGGTACGGCCCGAGCGGCGCAAGGACCCCAACGCCCGGATGGGCTGGTTCGTCATCGCCGGAACCCTGCCGATCGCGATCATCGGCGCGGCGTTCCAGGACACGATCGAGACCAGCCTGCGCGATCTGCGGATCACCGCCGCCGCGCTGATCACGTTCGGCCTGATCCTCTGGCTGGCCGACCGCACCCGCGCGGTACGCCGCGCCAAGCCGATCAGCGACCTGACCCTCCCCCACGCCGCCGCCTACGGCTTCGCCCAGGCCCTCGCCCTCATACCCGGCGTCTCCCGCTCCGGCGGCACCATCAGCGCGGGCCTCGCGCTCGGCTACTCCCGCGAGGCCGCCGCCCGCTATTCGTTCCTCCTCGCCATTCCCGCCGTCCTGGCCTCCGGCATCCTGGAGCTCTTCAAGATCGGCGACGGCCCCGCCCCCGCCTGGGGTCCGACGCTGCTGGCCACCGGCCTCGCCTTCCTCGTCGGCTACGCCGCCATCGCCTGGTTCCTGAAGTACATCTCGAACAACAGCTTCACCCCGTTCGTGATCTACCGCGTCCTCCTCGGCATCGTCATCGCCGTTCTCGTCACCACCGGCACCATCGCGGCCACCGCCGGCGCCGTCGAGTAA
- a CDS encoding ABC transporter substrate-binding protein: MPTLPRSRRLRRYAPVAALTSCVLLTTAACGGAADKPAAGTDKLALAVLGAPNSFEVTQLSDGQPAYIWNSVYDTLLYTDNKGQLQPNAAESWGYTDGGRTLTLKLRTGMKFSNGHGVNAAGVKASLDYVRTTPGSQQNSLDAIDAIEAPDDTTVVLKLKHPDASLLPSLSMGAGAIADPETMKDPSAALNPIGSGPYILDKAATVNGSSYLLKKRDDYWNAAAYPFETVEVKVMGDRTAAVNALQDGQLNAGTVESTQVDQVKGAGFDVTVVPATSVGTLVLADRDGSVVKPLSDVRVRQAINMAFDRQKMVSQFLRGVGRPTAQIVNPKSAEYDPALDTAYPFDPAAAKKLLADAGYADGFSVTMPSLYYTKPFEPTIGQALKDIGIEVTWEPVPAQNNSIALTSGKYGMYFTADGLNAVPNDAKKYFSPQGIRNPFHTQNPEISGLLLEASGEQDPAKATDAFKKINTYGTQNAWYAPVFYIGSSWVTKKGITYLGDGSSTLTTIRAFGTAS, encoded by the coding sequence ATGCCCACGCTGCCAAGATCCCGCCGTCTCCGCCGGTACGCCCCCGTGGCGGCCCTCACCTCGTGCGTCCTGCTCACGACGGCCGCGTGCGGCGGCGCGGCGGACAAACCCGCCGCCGGTACCGACAAGCTGGCTCTGGCGGTGCTGGGCGCACCCAACTCCTTTGAGGTGACGCAGCTTTCGGACGGGCAGCCGGCGTACATCTGGAACTCGGTGTACGACACGCTGCTGTACACGGACAACAAGGGGCAGCTCCAGCCGAACGCCGCGGAGAGCTGGGGATACACCGACGGCGGGCGGACGCTGACCCTCAAGCTGCGCACGGGCATGAAGTTCAGCAACGGCCACGGGGTGAACGCGGCCGGGGTCAAGGCGAGCCTGGACTACGTCCGGACGACGCCCGGGAGCCAGCAGAACTCACTCGACGCGATCGACGCGATCGAGGCACCCGACGACACCACCGTCGTCCTCAAGCTCAAGCACCCCGACGCGTCCCTGCTGCCGTCCCTGTCGATGGGCGCCGGCGCGATCGCGGACCCGGAGACGATGAAGGACCCGAGTGCCGCGCTGAACCCGATCGGGTCGGGCCCGTACATCCTGGACAAGGCCGCGACCGTCAACGGCTCCTCCTACCTGCTCAAGAAGCGCGACGACTACTGGAACGCCGCCGCCTACCCGTTCGAGACCGTCGAGGTCAAGGTGATGGGCGACCGCACGGCGGCGGTCAACGCGCTCCAGGACGGCCAGCTCAACGCGGGCACCGTCGAGTCGACGCAGGTGGACCAGGTGAAGGGGGCCGGTTTCGATGTCACCGTCGTCCCGGCCACGTCGGTCGGCACCCTGGTCCTGGCCGACCGCGACGGCAGCGTCGTCAAGCCGCTGAGCGACGTGCGGGTGCGCCAGGCGATCAACATGGCCTTCGACCGGCAGAAGATGGTCAGCCAGTTCCTGCGGGGCGTGGGCCGGCCCACGGCGCAGATCGTCAACCCCAAGAGCGCCGAGTACGACCCGGCGCTGGACACCGCCTACCCGTTCGACCCGGCAGCCGCGAAGAAGCTGCTGGCCGACGCCGGCTACGCGGACGGGTTCTCGGTGACGATGCCGAGCCTCTACTACACCAAGCCCTTCGAGCCCACCATCGGCCAGGCGCTGAAGGACATCGGGATCGAGGTCACGTGGGAGCCGGTGCCCGCGCAGAACAACTCCATCGCGCTGACCTCCGGCAAATACGGGATGTACTTCACCGCCGACGGACTCAACGCGGTCCCGAACGACGCCAAGAAGTACTTCTCCCCGCAGGGCATCCGCAACCCGTTCCACACGCAGAACCCCGAGATCTCCGGCCTCCTCCTGGAGGCGTCGGGCGAGCAGGACCCCGCGAAGGCGACCGACGCGTTCAAGAAGATCAACACCTACGGTACGCAGAACGCCTGGTACGCCCCCGTCTTCTACATCGGCAGCTCCTGGGTCACCAAGAAGGGCATCACCTATCTCGGTGACGGCTCGTCGACGCTGACCACCATCCGGGCCTTCGGGACAGCGAGCTGA
- a CDS encoding ABC transporter permease, with the protein MISYVLRRLGGALLLTVLVTLITFLLLSTSFDSVAASRLGNSATPEAVTAMKEQLGFDRPVLVQYFDWLSHVVRGDLGVSLFTSEPVDQAVSSRLSVTLSVITAALLCTAVASVALGVLAAWRGGVIDRVAQGASLVGFLIPSLLIAIVLVYVLAIKTSILPATGYTPLADDPGQWLKSITIPVIALSLHGMASLTSQIRGRMIDELRKDYVRTLRTRGIRTRSIVLRHALRNAAGPALTVLSMEFIAMFGGALIIEKVFALPGFGSYAFDSSLQGDIPVIMGVTLFAVLLVVGVNLIVDLLNGWLNPKARIH; encoded by the coding sequence ATGATCTCTTATGTGCTCCGCAGACTGGGAGGAGCGCTGCTCCTCACGGTCCTGGTCACCTTGATCACGTTCCTGTTGCTGAGCACGTCCTTCGACAGCGTGGCCGCCAGTAGGCTGGGCAACTCGGCCACCCCGGAGGCCGTGACCGCGATGAAGGAGCAACTCGGTTTCGACCGGCCGGTGTTGGTCCAGTACTTCGACTGGCTGTCGCATGTCGTCCGAGGCGATCTCGGGGTCTCTCTCTTCACCAGTGAACCGGTCGACCAGGCCGTGTCGTCGCGCCTGAGCGTCACGCTGTCCGTCATCACCGCCGCGCTGCTGTGCACGGCCGTGGCCAGTGTGGCGCTCGGCGTCCTGGCCGCCTGGCGCGGCGGTGTGATCGACCGCGTCGCGCAAGGCGCCTCGCTCGTCGGCTTCCTGATCCCCAGTCTGCTGATCGCGATCGTCCTGGTCTACGTGCTCGCCATCAAGACGAGCATCCTGCCCGCGACCGGCTACACGCCCCTCGCGGACGATCCCGGGCAGTGGCTCAAGTCGATCACCATCCCCGTGATCGCGTTGTCGCTGCACGGCATGGCCAGCCTGACGTCGCAGATCCGCGGACGCATGATCGACGAACTGCGCAAGGACTACGTCCGCACCCTGCGCACGCGCGGCATCCGGACGCGGTCCATCGTGCTGCGGCACGCGCTGCGCAACGCCGCCGGGCCGGCCCTGACCGTCCTGTCGATGGAGTTCATCGCGATGTTCGGCGGCGCGCTGATCATCGAGAAGGTCTTCGCGCTCCCCGGCTTCGGCAGCTACGCGTTCGACTCGTCGCTCCAGGGCGACATCCCCGTGATCATGGGCGTCACGTTGTTCGCGGTCCTGCTCGTCGTCGGCGTCAACCTGATCGTCGACCTCCTCAACGGCTGGCTCAACCCGAAGGCGAGGATCCATTGA
- a CDS encoding dipeptide/oligopeptide/nickel ABC transporter permease/ATP-binding protein produces the protein MSTAPHAAEPLAAEPQRRKSTFRRLLRDPQAVASAALLIVIFAAGLLTPLITSHGPNDASLDAIDAGPGTSGYLLGGDSSGRDIYARLLNSINTSLVSALIGTSIALAIGVTAGLVGGYFGTRVRVVTEWLFNLLMTFPGLLLLIVLMPVTKGDYRATMAIFGVLMSPGIYRLVRNQVVGVKNELFVDAARVSGLSNPRILGRHVLSAVRGPVIIATAFLAGSAIALQAGLAFLGLGSTDTASFGAMISEGFHNLYNEPLQFLWPSLLLGLINASLVLFGNALRDTLEGAQPKPTRRAKPGRSAKPDGETAAVPSPTSAAKTAAADTQAAEPVSGLLTVEDLAIAYPTPSGELREVVRGVTLGVAAGEVLGVVGESGSGKTQTAFAALGVLPPEAVVTRGSITLDGQELLGLGERELRALRGKSIAYVPQEPMSNLDPAFTVGSQLVEGLRATQDLTRRDARAHVLALLERVGIADPKRTFASYPHQISGGMAQRVLIAGAVASRPKLLIADEPTTALDVTVQADILDLLRELQQELGMAILLVTHNFGVVADICDRIAVMSDGEIVETGDVVDILRAPRHDYTRMLLDSILDDGGVRGDDSPDAAPRTGALQPEGMA, from the coding sequence TTGAGCACGGCACCGCACGCGGCCGAGCCTCTGGCAGCCGAGCCGCAGCGCCGCAAATCGACGTTCCGCCGACTCCTGCGGGACCCGCAGGCCGTCGCCTCCGCCGCCCTGCTGATCGTCATCTTCGCCGCGGGGCTGCTGACCCCGCTGATCACCTCACACGGCCCCAACGACGCGTCCCTGGACGCGATCGACGCCGGGCCGGGCACCTCCGGCTACCTGCTCGGCGGCGACAGCAGCGGCCGTGACATCTACGCGCGGCTCCTCAACTCGATCAACACGAGCCTCGTCTCCGCCCTGATCGGCACCAGCATCGCCCTGGCCATCGGCGTCACCGCGGGCCTGGTCGGCGGGTACTTCGGCACCCGGGTCCGCGTCGTGACGGAGTGGCTGTTCAACCTCCTGATGACGTTCCCGGGCCTGCTGCTGCTGATCGTGCTCATGCCGGTCACCAAGGGCGACTACCGGGCGACGATGGCGATCTTCGGCGTCCTGATGTCGCCGGGCATCTACCGGCTCGTCCGCAACCAGGTCGTCGGGGTCAAGAACGAGTTGTTCGTGGACGCCGCCCGCGTGTCGGGCCTGTCGAACCCGCGGATCCTCGGCCGCCACGTGCTGTCCGCCGTACGCGGACCGGTCATCATCGCCACCGCGTTCCTCGCCGGCTCCGCCATCGCCCTGCAGGCCGGCCTGGCGTTCCTCGGCCTCGGCTCCACCGACACCGCCAGCTTCGGCGCGATGATCTCCGAGGGGTTCCACAACCTCTACAACGAACCCCTCCAATTCCTGTGGCCCAGTCTGCTGCTCGGGCTCATCAACGCCTCCCTCGTCCTGTTCGGCAACGCGCTGCGCGACACGCTGGAAGGCGCCCAGCCCAAGCCGACCAGGCGCGCCAAGCCGGGCAGGAGCGCGAAGCCGGACGGGGAGACCGCCGCGGTGCCGTCGCCCACGTCCGCCGCGAAAACCGCCGCCGCGGACACCCAGGCCGCGGAACCGGTCTCGGGGCTGCTGACGGTCGAGGACCTGGCCATCGCGTACCCGACGCCGTCGGGCGAACTGCGCGAGGTGGTCAGGGGAGTGACGCTCGGCGTCGCCGCCGGGGAAGTCCTCGGCGTGGTCGGGGAGTCGGGCTCGGGCAAGACGCAGACCGCGTTCGCCGCGCTCGGCGTCCTGCCCCCGGAGGCGGTGGTCACGCGCGGCTCGATCACGCTGGACGGGCAGGAACTCCTCGGCCTGGGCGAACGCGAACTGCGGGCGCTGCGCGGCAAGTCGATCGCGTACGTACCGCAGGAGCCGATGTCGAACCTGGACCCGGCGTTCACCGTCGGATCACAGCTCGTCGAAGGCCTCCGCGCCACCCAGGACCTCACCCGCCGCGACGCCCGCGCGCACGTCCTCGCCCTCCTGGAACGGGTCGGAATCGCCGACCCGAAACGGACGTTCGCGTCGTACCCGCACCAGATCTCCGGCGGCATGGCGCAACGCGTCCTCATCGCCGGCGCCGTCGCCAGCCGTCCGAAACTGCTGATCGCCGACGAGCCCACCACGGCCCTCGACGTCACGGTGCAGGCGGACATCCTCGACCTGCTCCGCGAACTCCAGCAGGAGCTTGGCATGGCGATCCTCCTGGTCACCCACAACTTCGGGGTGGTCGCCGACATCTGCGACCGCATCGCGGTGATGAGCGACGGGGAGATCGTCGAGACCGGCGACGTCGTGGACATCCTCCGCGCCCCGCGCCACGACTACACCCGCATGCTCCTCGACTCGATCCTCGACGACGGCGGCGTCCGCGGCGACGACTCCCCCGACGCCGCCCCTCGGACCGGTGCCCTTCAGCCGGAAGGCATGGCATGA
- a CDS encoding ATP-binding cassette domain-containing protein encodes MTAPLLDVNDLRVSFPGRGFRARPTEVLHGVSLAIGTGETLGLVGESGSGKTTIGRAVLGLVKPGGGTIRFDGRDITHAPPKERRLLARDIQVVFQDPYTSLNPSLTIGDILSEPLIVQGAEARDARTRVRTLLDQVGLPADASERLPREFSGGQRQRVAIARALAPEPRLIVCDEPVSALDLSTQARVLELFLDIQRRTGVAYLFITHDLAVVRHVSHRVSVLYRGDAVETGPADAVTSRPEHPYTRRLMLASPVADPVEQRKRRTERRRLATLDPLDPLDPLDPLDPLDPAKPARAHT; translated from the coding sequence ATGACCGCCCCCCTGCTCGACGTGAACGACCTGCGCGTCTCCTTCCCCGGCCGCGGCTTCCGGGCCCGGCCCACCGAGGTCCTGCACGGAGTGTCCCTGGCCATCGGCACGGGCGAAACCCTCGGCCTGGTCGGCGAGTCCGGTTCCGGCAAGACGACGATCGGGCGCGCCGTCCTCGGCCTGGTCAAGCCGGGCGGCGGCACCATCCGCTTCGACGGCCGCGACATCACCCACGCCCCGCCCAAGGAACGCCGCCTGCTGGCCCGCGACATCCAGGTCGTCTTCCAGGACCCCTACACCTCGCTCAACCCGTCGCTCACCATCGGCGACATCCTCAGCGAACCCCTCATCGTGCAAGGCGCCGAGGCCCGCGACGCCCGCACGCGCGTACGCACCCTGCTCGACCAGGTCGGCCTGCCTGCGGACGCGTCCGAGCGGCTGCCGCGCGAGTTCAGCGGCGGGCAGCGCCAACGCGTCGCCATCGCCCGCGCGTTGGCGCCCGAGCCGCGGCTCATCGTCTGCGACGAACCGGTCTCCGCGCTGGACCTGTCGACGCAGGCCCGCGTCCTCGAGTTGTTCCTCGACATCCAGCGCCGGACCGGCGTGGCCTACCTGTTCATCACCCACGACCTCGCCGTCGTACGCCACGTCAGCCACCGCGTCAGCGTCCTCTACCGCGGCGACGCCGTCGAAACGGGCCCGGCCGACGCCGTCACCTCACGTCCCGAACACCCCTACACCCGCAGGCTCATGCTCGCGTCCCCGGTCGCCGACCCCGTCGAACAACGAAAACGCCGCACCGAACGCCGCCGCCTCGCCACCCTCGACCCCCTCGACCCCCTCGACCCCCTCGACCCCCTCGACCCCCTCGACCCCGCAAAGCCCGCGAGGGCCCACACGTAA
- a CDS encoding ATP-binding protein has translation MDGTHNTISGGEFHTVVQARVAHMHAPQPVGRPRQRQLPAAYGHFVNRAGELRLLDNALTPRGGPTVVVLTGMGGVGKTATGVRWLAGLLDRFAGDHLYMDLRGHEAETSMSPTAVIDRFLRDLGVPPAEIPVDADRLPERFRSVTSEHPVIVFLDNVRTAAQVRPLMPGHPDSLVVVTSRHTLAGLSASHGAVRVPVRPLDADAGAALLAALTGQTESAPELARACAGLPIAMCAVAAQVIAEVHADLAEAAAALERPGGGDTDWEVLSVPDDDISVRAVFDASYRSLPAAARHLYRHLGVHPTPEFDIRAAAGAAGLAPDDARGTLNALVRASLLDTIPATGRFRMHDLVHAHAGETAAAAPSAERGAAVDRIVGDYLARAVEAERAVSGKWRHGPAFARPADPVYATPAAALDALERDRDNLVAVVRLAARTGRHDAVWQLCEALWGLFFMRRHFADWIETYALGVVAAEQAGDRVALARMRLHLGFAQFQRDAGADDLATAREGFEEALRTARAVGHARTVSSALESLGLLDLRVGDPAGAAAHFAGAVDALDGVDHPRGRALLTHHLGRALAHSGRDADAIVELGRARREFAALGDGYNEARASTSSGEAHLLAGRASDAVADFTAALPHMRDNRVRHEEARILHLLGDAHAASGAVDQARAAWQEALERYEELGDARAADVREALSAAPPAL, from the coding sequence ATGGACGGGACGCACAACACCATCAGCGGCGGCGAGTTCCACACCGTCGTGCAGGCGCGCGTCGCGCACATGCACGCGCCGCAGCCCGTCGGGCGTCCACGGCAGCGGCAACTTCCGGCAGCCTACGGTCATTTCGTCAATCGCGCCGGTGAACTCCGGCTCCTCGACAACGCCCTGACACCGCGCGGCGGGCCCACGGTCGTCGTCCTCACCGGCATGGGCGGCGTGGGAAAGACGGCGACCGGCGTGCGGTGGCTCGCGGGCCTGCTCGACCGCTTCGCGGGCGACCACCTGTACATGGACCTCCGCGGGCATGAGGCCGAGACGTCGATGTCCCCGACCGCGGTCATCGACAGGTTCCTGCGCGATCTCGGCGTGCCGCCCGCCGAGATTCCCGTCGACGCGGACCGCCTGCCGGAGCGCTTCCGTTCCGTCACGTCCGAGCACCCGGTGATCGTCTTCCTCGACAACGTCCGCACGGCGGCCCAGGTGCGCCCGCTCATGCCCGGGCATCCCGACAGCCTCGTCGTCGTCACCAGCCGCCACACCCTGGCCGGCCTCAGCGCCAGTCACGGCGCGGTCCGTGTGCCCGTCCGCCCGCTCGACGCCGACGCCGGCGCCGCGTTGCTGGCCGCACTCACCGGACAGACCGAGTCGGCCCCCGAACTCGCCCGTGCCTGCGCCGGGTTGCCCATCGCGATGTGCGCCGTGGCGGCGCAGGTCATCGCCGAGGTCCACGCCGATCTCGCCGAGGCCGCCGCGGCGTTGGAACGGCCCGGTGGCGGGGACACCGATTGGGAGGTGTTGTCCGTGCCCGACGACGACATCTCGGTACGTGCGGTCTTCGACGCCTCGTATCGATCGCTGCCGGCCGCGGCCCGGCACCTCTACCGCCACCTCGGGGTGCACCCGACACCGGAATTCGACATACGGGCCGCGGCCGGTGCGGCGGGGCTCGCCCCCGATGACGCCCGGGGCACGCTGAACGCCTTGGTCCGCGCGAGCCTTCTCGACACCATTCCCGCGACGGGGCGCTTCCGCATGCACGACCTTGTGCACGCGCACGCGGGCGAGACGGCCGCCGCCGCGCCGTCGGCGGAACGCGGCGCGGCCGTCGACCGCATCGTGGGCGACTACCTGGCCCGCGCGGTCGAGGCGGAGCGCGCGGTGAGCGGCAAGTGGCGCCACGGCCCGGCGTTCGCCCGGCCCGCCGACCCGGTCTACGCGACTCCCGCCGCGGCACTCGACGCGTTGGAACGGGACCGCGACAACCTCGTCGCCGTCGTACGCCTGGCGGCCCGCACCGGACGGCACGACGCGGTCTGGCAGTTGTGCGAGGCGTTGTGGGGACTCTTCTTCATGCGCCGCCACTTCGCGGACTGGATCGAGACCTACGCGCTCGGTGTGGTCGCCGCGGAACAGGCGGGTGACCGGGTGGCGCTGGCCCGCATGCGCCTGCACCTCGGGTTCGCGCAGTTCCAGCGCGACGCGGGTGCGGACGACCTCGCCACGGCCCGGGAGGGATTCGAGGAGGCCCTGCGCACGGCCCGGGCGGTCGGACACGCCCGTACTGTGTCCAGCGCGCTGGAGTCACTTGGTCTGCTCGACCTGCGCGTCGGCGATCCGGCCGGCGCCGCCGCGCACTTCGCCGGTGCGGTCGACGCCCTCGACGGAGTGGACCACCCACGCGGCCGTGCGCTGCTGACCCACCATCTGGGACGCGCCTTGGCACACAGCGGGCGGGATGCCGATGCCATCGTTGAACTCGGGCGTGCCCGAAGGGAGTTCGCGGCGCTCGGGGACGGGTACAACGAGGCGCGTGCGTCGACGAGTTCGGGTGAGGCGCACCTGCTCGCGGGACGGGCGTCGGACGCGGTCGCGGACTTCACCGCCGCGCTGCCGCACATGCGCGACAACCGGGTCCGGCACGAAGAAGCCCGCATTCTGCACCTGTTGGGCGACGCTCACGCGGCGTCGGGAGCCGTGGACCAGGCACGGGCGGCATGGCAGGAGGCACTGGAGCGATACGAGGAACTGGGCGACGCGCGCGCCGCGGACGTGCGCGAGGCGCTTAGCGCGGCGCCGCCCGCGCTGTGA
- a CDS encoding formate/nitrite transporter family protein: MSYVSPPELAKKMIDAGESKVFMSTRDTLIRAFMAGAILALAAAFAVTVTVQTGQAIVGALLFPVGFCMLYLLGFDLLTGVFTLVPLALIDKRPGVKPKSVLRNWGLVFVGNFAGALTVALMMAVTFTYAFSVDPNEVGRQIGHIGEGRTIGYADHGAAGMLTLFIRGVLCNWMVSTGVVAALLSTSVSGKVIAMWMPILVFFYMGFEHSVVNMFLFPSGLMLGGDFSVWDYLAWNEIPTVLGNLVGGLAFVGLTMYATHARTGPSRAVTPEPAAPAESDPMVKV, translated from the coding sequence ATGTCCTATGTGAGTCCGCCGGAACTCGCCAAGAAGATGATCGACGCCGGCGAGTCGAAGGTCTTCATGTCCACCCGGGACACGTTGATCCGGGCTTTCATGGCCGGTGCCATCCTCGCGCTGGCCGCCGCGTTCGCGGTCACCGTCACCGTGCAGACCGGTCAGGCGATCGTCGGAGCCCTGCTGTTCCCGGTGGGCTTCTGCATGCTGTACCTCTTGGGATTCGACCTGCTGACCGGCGTGTTCACCCTCGTCCCGCTGGCCTTGATCGACAAGCGGCCGGGCGTCAAACCCAAGTCGGTGCTGCGCAACTGGGGACTGGTGTTCGTCGGCAACTTCGCCGGGGCGCTCACCGTCGCCCTCATGATGGCCGTCACCTTCACGTACGCCTTCAGCGTCGACCCCAACGAGGTCGGCCGACAGATCGGCCACATCGGCGAGGGCCGCACCATCGGGTACGCCGACCACGGCGCCGCGGGCATGCTGACGCTGTTCATCCGCGGCGTGCTGTGCAACTGGATGGTGTCCACCGGTGTCGTCGCGGCGCTGCTGTCGACGTCGGTCTCGGGCAAGGTGATCGCCATGTGGATGCCGATCCTGGTCTTCTTCTACATGGGCTTCGAGCACTCCGTGGTGAACATGTTCCTGTTCCCGTCCGGACTGATGCTCGGCGGCGACTTCTCCGTCTGGGACTACCTGGCGTGGAACGAAATCCCCACCGTGCTCGGCAACCTCGTCGGCGGCCTGGCCTTCGTGGGCCTGACGATGTACGCCACCCACGCCCGCACCGGCCCGAGCCGCGCGGTGACCCCGGAACCCGCCGCTCCGGCCGAGTCCGACCCCATGGTCAAGGTCTGA
- the cynS gene encoding cyanase, whose translation MRKTDAAELVIAARVRGGHTWADIAEAIGAPVVWTTAALLGQHPLTAEQAEKACAFLGLDDAVAESLRLRPYRGSTPEAMADPTVYRFAEALSVYGPALKELIHEEFGDGIMSAINFTVDIKRRPDPDGDRVVVTFDGKFLDYKW comes from the coding sequence ATGCGGAAGACGGACGCGGCGGAACTGGTGATCGCCGCGCGGGTACGCGGCGGCCACACGTGGGCGGACATCGCCGAGGCGATCGGCGCACCCGTCGTCTGGACCACCGCGGCGCTGCTCGGGCAGCACCCCCTGACCGCCGAACAGGCCGAGAAGGCCTGCGCGTTCCTCGGACTGGACGACGCCGTCGCGGAAAGCCTCCGCCTCCGGCCGTACCGGGGGTCCACGCCGGAGGCCATGGCCGACCCCACGGTGTACCGCTTCGCCGAGGCCCTGTCCGTCTACGGGCCCGCCCTCAAGGAACTGATCCACGAGGAGTTCGGCGACGGCATCATGAGCGCGATCAACTTCACCGTCGACATCAAGCGCCGCCCGGACCCCGACGGCGACCGTGTCGTCGTCACCTTCGACGGGAAGTTCCTCGACTACAAGTGGTAG
- the kdpF gene encoding K(+)-transporting ATPase subunit F: MSADSVIGLVTAVALLSYLVPALIFPERFR, encoded by the coding sequence GTGAGCGCGGACAGCGTGATCGGTCTCGTCACCGCCGTCGCCCTGCTGAGCTACCTCGTGCCGGCCCTCATCTTCCCGGAGAGGTTCCGGTGA